One Desulfovibrio gilichinskyi genomic window, AGTGTGTATAACCATAGCTCATCGACATTCCGGCTCCGAACTGACCGCGCTGTGACTTAACACTGCTTTCGGAAGCCATAAGCTGTTTGCGTGCAGCAATAATGGTAGGGTTCTGATTAAGACCCATCTCAACGCACTCTTCAAGAGAAAGAGTTAAGTCGGCACTCTTTTCAGCAGCCACAGCCTGCGGGACTTGAGTTGTCGCCTGCTCCATTGAAACAGGAGCCTCAGCCTCCCCAAGTTTGCTTTCACCCGGAAGCTGCTGAGCAAAAGCAGATGTAACTGCTGCAAGTAAGAAAAATAATGTAAAGAAAACTGATCTGTTGCGTTTCATTCTATCCGTCCTAAAAGTACATGTTATTTATAGTTTAATTCTAAAACCTGAAATCAAACTCTATATAAATGTTCTTGACAATGGAATCAAGAAACATTTTGTAAGTAAACACTATGCACTTGCTGCACAATCCGCAGTATCACCCTGCAATTTATCAATAGCATGTTTAATAGCTGGTATAACCGCTTCTAAACTCTCTTTTACAGCTTTAGGGCTTCCTGGTACATTTATTATGATGCTGTCACCCAGCGTTCCCGCAACGCCTCTGGAGATCATAGCGTGCGGAGTTTTAATAAGACTTGTTGCAGTTATAGCTCTTTCAAAACCCGGCAATCTCTTTTCAATAACGGCAAGAGTCGCTTCAGGGGAAACATCACGCGGTCCGACACCAGTCCCGCCGGTAGTTATAATAAGGTCAAACCTGCTCGTATACGCAAGGTGCATCAGCAGTGATTTCAAATCACCATACTCATCAGGAATAAGAAAACCGTGCACAGCCGAAACAGGCAAGGCATCGCTGATAATTTCTGCGATCATTGGACCGCCCTTATCTTCCCTCAGTCCAGCTGCACCTTTATCACTAAGAGTCACATATGCAACAGAATACCCTGTTTTCTCAATTTTTAAATCGATAGATCCAGTCTCAGGAAGAACATCAAGAATTTCGGCAACCCATGCTTTGGCTCCAGGCACTCCGTCTATCCATGAACCGGAAACAACCCTGAGCAAATCACGCCCTTCACAGACAAGTCTCATTCCTGCGCGCAGTTTACCGGCTTCCTTCGAAACTTTAATATACGGACATCCCTGCGGAAAATGATCGCTGCGACCAAGGTAAATACGGCTGCCTACACGGAGATTACCTGCAGAAGAAAAATCACATTTAACCATAATAATACTCCTTAAAATACTGCTGGTTATTAAGCCAGTAAAACAGCTAGAATGCCGGTAATAAATATTCCGTCAAAAGTTCCTGCCCCTCCGATTGAAACCACCGGAGCATCAAGCATTTTTCTGGTAGCAGGAGTTGCCAGATGAAGAAGATCGGCCCCTATCAAAGTACCCAAACTACCGGCAACATAAGCTGCAACCGGAGCAATATCGCCAGAGACAAAAATAAGAGCTGCCAAAGCAGTGATTATAGGCGGAATGAGAACAGGGATACCTATTCCAACCCCCGGAACGGGCCTTGCCAAAGCATAAGTAGCTGCACTCACAATAAAAATACAGATAAAAATAGATAAATTCAATCCGTAATGATTAAGCAAAGTGATTGATAGCAGCACCGGAATAACACATCCGCCGACATTAACAGCCACTGTTTGGTGAACCAGAGACTTTCCCTGCAAAGGAGTTTCGACGGGAACATTGGGATTCAAGATTCTAAACTTTCTGACAAGCACATCAGGAACCAATCGATCTGACTTAAAAATTGGAATATTCATTCCACTGCCGAACAATGTTGCCAGAAGGAGAGTAAACCCCTGTCCGGAAGTAAGTCCTAATTTTGAAAAGGCCGTGGTTATAAGGCCAACCTGTACAAATATAAACAAAAAGAATATAAGAATAAAAAACAAAGTGCCTAAAAACATTACCGTAGGTAGAGAAAATAAGGGGCCGCGCATACTGATGAAAGCTCCATTGTTACTGATATTTACTTAAATGCGTTATTTAAAGCTATTAAAGCTGACACTTCAAGATATTATTGATAAATAAATTAAGTTTAGTTTATAGAAATTCAGGAGGATTACAATTTTATGAAAGGAATTATTCTGGCGGGCGGTTCCGGTACACGGCTTTATCCTTTGACTCGTGTAGTCAGCAAACAGCTCCTTCCTGTTTATGATAAGCCGATGATTTACTACCCTTTATCTATACATATGATGTCGGGCATAAAAGATATTCTCATCATTTCAACTCCTGAAGACCTGCACCGATTTGAAGATCTGCTTGGCGACGGTTCCAGACTCGGTATTAATATATCGTACAAAGTCCAACCAAAACCGGAAGGTCTCGCCCAGGCATTCATAATAGGCGAAGAGTTTATTGGAAAAGACAGCGTAAGCTTGATACTCGGTGATAATATTTTTTACGGTCATGATCTTCCGCATTTATTGCAAAATGCTGCTAAATTAGAAAAAGGCGGAACCGTTTTCGCATACGCGGTAAAAGACCCTACACGTTACGGGGTTGTAGAATTTGATAAAAATCAATCTGTAATAAGCATTGAAGAAAAACCTGAAAAACCTAAGTCAAAATTTGCGGTTACCGGGCTTTATTTCTACGATAATTCTGTTATAGAAATTGCTAAGAATATTTCCCCTTCGCACCGCGGAGAACTTGAGATTACAGATGTTAATAAAGAATATCTAAAACAAGGTTTACTTAATGTAGAATTACTCGGCCGCGGCTACGCATGGCTGGACATGGGAACACACGCGTCACTCCTAAGAGCCGCTGCATACGTTGAAGCAATTCAGGAACGACAAGGTTTTCTCTTGGCCTGCCTTGAGGAAATAGCTTTTAGAATGGGGTATATCGGGGTCGAAGAATTAAAAGATCTCGCCTCGGATATGCTGAAAAACGATTACGGCAAATATCTTATGGCTGTATACAACGAAGCTAAGGAGAATATCATTGCGTAACTTTTTCTTAATTATACTATTAGTGTCTATCATCTGCATTCCGGTTTCCGCCAAATGCGGTGAGTCTGAAACATCTCAAAAATCAAACATTGCTCATAGTTTCAAAAAGTTATCAGAAGTCGAATCTGCGCTCAAAACAATGGGTGTAAACCTCGACAATATCGCAGGGTCAGATTCTACACCGGATAGAACATTCGCACTGCAGGATTTAGCTAATCTATGCAGGACAAGCAGACTTCAGGTTCATGGTCTTAATTCAATTTATTCTGTTATAAGCATCGTAAAAAATGAGAAAAGATTTGAAACAAAAGAAGCAAAAGAACTGAAACAAAAAAGTATATTTGCCAACCACGACTTTCGACGCAGACAAGTTTTTGTTAATGATATAGTTATTAAAACCAGTGATCAGAAATTAAAAGATCTCGCTTACATACTTGAAGCACAATTAAACATCATTTTAAAACAGCTAAAACTTATCAACATAGAATTGAAATAAAAAAAGGCGCGATCAAATCGCGCCTTTTTTTATGAAAATTATAGAAAACAAAGTTTTCTCTGAATTTATTATCTTAATGATGACTTTCTTTTTTGCCCTGTTCTATTCTGTAAAAAGCCATTACAAGAATCCAAGCAAAGTAACCAAAAATAAGAGAAACACCAACAAAGCCAGCTGTACTGCTATGCCCGATATTACTAAGCAACTCACCAATCATCGCATGTACCTCCAATTATTAAGCCCAATTAATGACAAAAAATGTCTAATATTCATCACTGCTATTTATTATAATGTCAAGATATAGTTTAAGTAAATTTATTGACAAATAAACCCATACATATAAAATTGATATACGGCTTGCAAAAGGCTGATCAACCAATTATGACACCTTTAACATGCTATTTTTATTCATATTTTGAATACAGAGGAAACAATGGCAAGCGAAGAAAAGAACCTTGGCATTTTAGCCCAGCTAAAAGATAAGCTGCACAGAATGCTTGGAAGAAAAGAAACCGAATCATTCGATATTTCTTTTAACGCCAAATCAAGTTCGCCGAGTGCACGCGAAGCGTATCGAATTCATGTGGATAACATGCAGGTAGTGTGTCGCACGCCAAGAGTCAAATGCCGTATTAAAGATATCAGTGTTGCCGGTATCGGTTTTATAAGTTCAGAAGAATTCCCCCTTGGAATAATAATCGATACGGTCCTGATATGGTCAGGCAAACCTATTCTTAAAAATTTAAAATTGAAAATTGTAAGACGCAAAGGGGATCTTGTAGGTTGCAAATTTCATGAATTAGACAAGAATCAGGATAAAATTATCAGTCAGATTGTTGTCGCTGCTCAAAAAAGAATTATCAAAAAAACAAAATCCGGCAAAAAGGATGACGACATTTCAAAAGATGAAGTCACAATAATTGCAGAGAATCAAGCTAAACGCAGCGCAAAAAAGCAACCTACAAAAAAAATTGAACTATGATATTATACAGTTCTATTTTTTTACTTTTTTAGATCATGAAACTTTTCTTTAAATAAAACAAAAGGACATTCTTATGCGCATGGTTATTCTTGACGGCTATACTATTAACCCGGGTGACAACCCTTGGACGGAGTTAGAAAAACTGGGAGATTTGGTCTGTTATGATCGCACCTTGCCATCAAAAATAATTGAACGGTGCATGGATGCAGAAATAGTTTTCACCAACAAGACTGTCTTTACCGCTGAAATAATAAATTCACTGCCGAACTTAAAATTCATATCCGTATTGGCAACAGGATATAATACTATAGATCTATCCGCAGCAGCGAAAAAAGGAATTATTGTTTCAAATGTTCCGGGATATTCGCCGCCATCTGTTGCACAGCATGTTTTTGCACTCTTACTTAATTTTTCAAATCAGGTAAGCCTGCACGACAAAGCAGTTAAGGATGGAGAATGGTCTGCTCAGGAAGATTTCTGTTTCTGGAAAACTCCGCTGTTTGAGCTTAAGGGTAAAAAACTGGGAGTAGTCGGTTTCGGAGGTATAGGAAACAAAGTAGCCGCGCTGGGGAATGCGTTCGGAATGGAAGTAATCGCTTATGCTCCGCGCCCCAAACCGAAACCGGAATATCTGCCTTTCAAATTTTCCAGTCTTGAAGAACTCATGAGTGAATCAGATGTAATATCACTCCACTGCCCGCTAACGCCTGAAAATGAAAAATTTATCAACAGATCACTCCTCCGGACAATGAAGAAAAATGCTATTCTTATTAACACAGCTCGCGGACAGCTTATAAATGAGGAAGACCTTGCCGACGCATTGAAAAGCGGAACCATAGGCGGAGCGGCTCTTGATGTTTTAAGCAAGGAGCCGATATCACCGGACAACCCTCTGCTCACGGCACCGAACATTCTCATAACACCGCACATTGCGTGGGCGACACTGGAAGCACGAACCAGGCTGACAAAAATTACAGTCCAAAATGCAGAGGCTTTTATCAGCGGTCATCCAATCAACGTAGTAAACATTTTTTAATGCGACTGAACAGAACTGAATGATCGGCAAATTCGCTTAAGTTTCCGATCATTCAGTAAATTTTTTAATAACACTGATTAAATCAGCTTTTCTGACTGGTTTGGTCATGAAATAATCACACCCGACGCTATAAGCTTTTTCTTTATTTTCACTTAAAGCATGGGCGGTAACGGCAACAATCGGAGTGCTCTTGAGATTGTTATCGTGTTCATATTTCCTAATATCAGTCGTTGCCTGATACCCGTCTGTAAAAGGCATTTCAATATCCATAAGAATCAGGTCATAGCTGTTCGCTTTATACTTCTCAAATGCCTTTGCGCCATTTTCCGCGACATCTATAGAATAAGGAAGCTTTTTAAGGTACAGCTGAACAAGCAGCACATTATTCTCACAATCTTCTGCCAACAAAATTTTTAAAACTTTGTCTGAAACGTGATTTTCATCAAAACCGATTAAGTCATTTAGATCTGTAAAACGCATAGGCTACCTTGTTAACCATGAAAAAACAGCCCATATCAGTTGGCCTGTCTCCTCCCCGCAGAAATGGATATACCACTGTTGCAAGATTCACAATATTTTTTATTATAAAAATAAAATGACCTACATTCTTCGTTAAATAACATTATTGAGACATATTGCGAACTTTTTCTGCAAAATTTTCCAAATCATTATTCTCACCATCTATATAATCATCAGGATATAGCAGAGCGGACATAAAAAAGACACTACCGATTTCCAAAGCCTTGGAGGCAGACATGGAAAAACGTTTCACTCGTTTTTTCACAAAAAGTCTATCTTCGGCACTCAAAGGTTCAATCAGCGGTTCAAGTCTATTACCCAGATTTGATAAAAGCATCGCTTTTTGACGCATAAGATCTCTATACGAATTTTCATCCTTATTGTCGTACAGTGCCGAATTAGCAACTTTTTCAATATCTCTGACTTTTACAGCTTCAGCATCAAGCCAGCTTGCGACAGCTTTATATGGATTAGCAGACATACCCTTTCCTTTGTTTAAAATTTTGATAACATATTAGGTGCTATGAATATCAAAATCAAGCAGCTAACGGCTTATGATCTGTATCTCTTAAAACTTGTTGAGCTACAGTCCTCCGCACATTTGTCTGTAATTACCACATTCCTGCTTATTTAGAAAAGGGCAAGGCCCGTTCATAAACCATCTTTTGCGCGGGCACCAGAATCTCCCCTTAAACGGTTCATTGCACCCGTTAGCAGTGATCATCTTCCTACGCTGATTACCCATAACAATGTATTCGCCTTCTGACTTAACTTTCCAGAGTGTCATAACGACCTCCTGTGCTTTTAACAGTCTTACCAGACTGAATCCTCCTTGAATTGTGACCTGATTTACAAAGATCTTGATAAAACATATTATGCACCAAATATGCCATACTTGGTCAGTCCGTCATTCTTTCGCTTTACATCTCAAACGAATGATTTTAGGCATTACTGTTGAAAGTGCGTCATGCACGATAAAATAAACCCGGTATGAATCAGTTCAAATAGCCACCGGTTCAAGGAGTCTGTTTTGCCTATACTTTCCGCCAGTGTCGGACTTACCCGCTATAGAATACTGGAAGATATTGAGGATGATCTGATCAGATCCATCCCTAATCTATTAGTAAAATATGCTTTTAAGGATATTGACAACACCGCTGAAGAGAGATCTTTCGGATGGGTGAATATGGATGATATGCTCGATGACAAATGGAGTGTTTCACCGCCGGAAAAAGGACAATATCACACTTTTTCACTGCGCCTTGACACACGCAGAATCCAGCCGGCTGTCCTTAAAAAGCATTTGCAGATAGCCCTCAATTATGAGCTTGAAGAAGCTAAGAAAGAAGGCAAAAACTTCATCTCGCGCGATAGAAAGCGTGAAATTAAAGATCAGGTAACACTGAAATTACGAGCAAGAAGCCTTCCGATTCCGGCAGTTTTTGACGTCGTATGGAATATTCCTGAGAACAGACTGTACTTTGCTTGCACTAACTCAAAAGTTCTTGATATGTTTGAAGAATACTTTTCAGACACATTTGAACTGACTTTAGAACCATTGACTCCTTTCTTCCTTGCGATGGAAATACTTGGAGACGATGCCGCGCAAAAACTTGAATCTCTGGACCCGACATATTTCGTAGGTTAGCAGACGGGTCTGCCAGTTAAAAATAAGGATAATTTTATGGATCTGTTACTTCTTGCAGAAAGAGAAAATACCCTGCTCGGCCAGGATTTTCTGACATGGCTCTGGTACAAGAGTGAAATTCGCGACGGTCTCTTCGAACTTGAAAGCGGCGAACGTTTTCTGCTTTTCATGGAACAGCGCATATCTGTTCAAGGCGGCGAAGGTGAAAATATTGATACTGCCACAGTCAACTCCTCAAGCGGAGATATGACAGAAGTTCTGATGGGACTTAAAACAGGTAAAAAAGTTACCCGTGCCCAATTAAGAATGGAAATTGACGAAAATGCATGGCAGGTTCAGATTAAAGCAGAAGACTTTGCTTTGAGCGGCCTTAAAACTCCGAAAGTAGAAATGAAAGATGAAGAGGGAGATGATCCTGATTCAAAATTCCTTGAAAAAATATTCCTGATTGAAAAATGTATTACACTATTGGATTGTGTATTTATGGAATTCATAAAAATCAGAATTGCACCAGACTGGCAGGACGAAGTTGCAAAATTCCGTCACTGGCTCCGTAACGACGAAGAATAAATAAAGAGCGAATAAAATGGCAAGGATTACACTAGCCGCATTCGGCGACAGTCTGACTGAAGGATACGGTCTGCCTGCATACAGCTCCTTTCCTGCACAGCTAGAAAGAAAACTGCTTGAGGAAGGTTGCAATCTGGAAATTTCCAATTACGGAATTTCCGGAGAAACCTCCGCTGACGGCCTGTCACGCCTTGCAGATGTCATAGAAAGCAAACCGGACGCAGCCTACATTGAATTCGGAGCAAACGACTGTTTTCAGCTAATCGATCCTGAACAGCTCAAGTTAAATATCATGGCAATAATCGAAGCCTTTCAGGAAGCGCAGATCCCTGTAATCCTGTTAGGCTTTATGCCGATGAATTTTACACCACAATCATACGCCTTAGCCTTTAATTCAATATTTCCTGACATCGCTAAAAAGTACAGCATTCCTTTTTATGCGAACCTCATGGAAGGAATCGGCGAGAAACCTGAGTATCATCAAGGTGACGGAATCCACCCTAACGATGAAGGTGTTGCCATAATAGTT contains:
- a CDS encoding MogA/MoaB family molybdenum cofactor biosynthesis protein, translated to MVKCDFSSAGNLRVGSRIYLGRSDHFPQGCPYIKVSKEAGKLRAGMRLVCEGRDLLRVVSGSWIDGVPGAKAWVAEILDVLPETGSIDLKIEKTGYSVAYVTLSDKGAAGLREDKGGPMIAEIISDALPVSAVHGFLIPDEYGDLKSLLMHLAYTSRFDLIITTGGTGVGPRDVSPEATLAVIEKRLPGFERAITATSLIKTPHAMISRGVAGTLGDSIIINVPGSPKAVKESLEAVIPAIKHAIDKLQGDTADCAASA
- a CDS encoding arylesterase, producing MARITLAAFGDSLTEGYGLPAYSSFPAQLERKLLEEGCNLEISNYGISGETSADGLSRLADVIESKPDAAYIEFGANDCFQLIDPEQLKLNIMAIIEAFQEAQIPVILLGFMPMNFTPQSYALAFNSIFPDIAKKYSIPFYANLMEGIGEKPEYHQGDGIHPNDEGVAIIVENIFPLFKSFYEELTA
- a CDS encoding recombination-associated protein RdgC; its protein translation is MPILSASVGLTRYRILEDIEDDLIRSIPNLLVKYAFKDIDNTAEERSFGWVNMDDMLDDKWSVSPPEKGQYHTFSLRLDTRRIQPAVLKKHLQIALNYELEEAKKEGKNFISRDRKREIKDQVTLKLRARSLPIPAVFDVVWNIPENRLYFACTNSKVLDMFEEYFSDTFELTLEPLTPFFLAMEILGDDAAQKLESLDPTYFVG
- the rfbA gene encoding glucose-1-phosphate thymidylyltransferase RfbA; protein product: MKGIILAGGSGTRLYPLTRVVSKQLLPVYDKPMIYYPLSIHMMSGIKDILIISTPEDLHRFEDLLGDGSRLGINISYKVQPKPEGLAQAFIIGEEFIGKDSVSLILGDNIFYGHDLPHLLQNAAKLEKGGTVFAYAVKDPTRYGVVEFDKNQSVISIEEKPEKPKSKFAVTGLYFYDNSVIEIAKNISPSHRGELEITDVNKEYLKQGLLNVELLGRGYAWLDMGTHASLLRAAAYVEAIQERQGFLLACLEEIAFRMGYIGVEELKDLASDMLKNDYGKYLMAVYNEAKENIIA
- a CDS encoding D-2-hydroxyacid dehydrogenase; amino-acid sequence: MRMVILDGYTINPGDNPWTELEKLGDLVCYDRTLPSKIIERCMDAEIVFTNKTVFTAEIINSLPNLKFISVLATGYNTIDLSAAAKKGIIVSNVPGYSPPSVAQHVFALLLNFSNQVSLHDKAVKDGEWSAQEDFCFWKTPLFELKGKKLGVVGFGGIGNKVAALGNAFGMEVIAYAPRPKPKPEYLPFKFSSLEELMSESDVISLHCPLTPENEKFINRSLLRTMKKNAILINTARGQLINEEDLADALKSGTIGGAALDVLSKEPISPDNPLLTAPNILITPHIAWATLEARTRLTKITVQNAEAFISGHPINVVNIF
- a CDS encoding response regulator — translated: MRFTDLNDLIGFDENHVSDKVLKILLAEDCENNVLLVQLYLKKLPYSIDVAENGAKAFEKYKANSYDLILMDIEMPFTDGYQATTDIRKYEHDNNLKSTPIVAVTAHALSENKEKAYSVGCDYFMTKPVRKADLISVIKKFTE
- a CDS encoding PilZ domain-containing protein, which gives rise to MASEEKNLGILAQLKDKLHRMLGRKETESFDISFNAKSSSPSAREAYRIHVDNMQVVCRTPRVKCRIKDISVAGIGFISSEEFPLGIIIDTVLIWSGKPILKNLKLKIVRRKGDLVGCKFHELDKNQDKIISQIVVAAQKRIIKKTKSGKKDDDISKDEVTIIAENQAKRSAKKQPTKKIEL
- a CDS encoding DUF1614 domain-containing protein, with the protein product MRGPLFSLPTVMFLGTLFFILIFFLFIFVQVGLITTAFSKLGLTSGQGFTLLLATLFGSGMNIPIFKSDRLVPDVLVRKFRILNPNVPVETPLQGKSLVHQTVAVNVGGCVIPVLLSITLLNHYGLNLSIFICIFIVSAATYALARPVPGVGIGIPVLIPPIITALAALIFVSGDIAPVAAYVAGSLGTLIGADLLHLATPATRKMLDAPVVSIGGAGTFDGIFITGILAVLLA